A stretch of the Capricornis sumatraensis isolate serow.1 chromosome 19, serow.2, whole genome shotgun sequence genome encodes the following:
- the SLC25A29 gene encoding mitochondrial basic amino acids transporter isoform X2 yields the protein MALDFLAGCAGGVAGVLVGHPFDTVKVRLQVQSVEKPQYRGTLHCFQAIIKQESVLGLYRGLGSPLLGLTFINALVFGMQGNTLRALGRDSPLNQFLAGAAAGAIQCVICCPMELAKTRLQLQEAGPARTYRGPLDCLAQIYRQEGLRGVNRGMASTLLRETPSFGVYFLTYDVLTRALGCEPGDRLLVPKLLLAGGTSGIASWLSTYPVDVIKSRLQADGLQGAPRYRGIVDCVQQSYRDEGWRVFTRGLASTLLRAFPVNAATFATVTVVLSYARGEEARLEGDAGSATLAQPSSL from the exons ATGGCGCTCGACTTTCTGGCTGGATGCGCTGGGG GTGTGGCAGGCGTGCTGGTGGGACACCCGTTTGACACGGTCAAG GTGCGGCTTCAGGTCCAGAGTGTGGAGAAGCCCCAGTACCGAGGGACCTTGCACTGCTTCCAGGCCATCATCAAGCAGGAGAGC GTGCTGGGCCTGTACCGAGGCCTGGGGTCGCCGCTCCTGGGGCTGACCTTCATCAACGCGCTGGTGTTCGGCATGCAGGGCAACACCCTGCGGGCGCTGGGCCGGGACTCGCCGCTGAACCAGTTCCTGGCGGGCGCGGCGGCCGGGGCCATCCAGTGCGTCATCTGCTGCCCCATGGAGCTGGCCAAGACACGGCTGCAGCTGCAGGAGGCGGGCCCGGCGCGCACCTACCGCGGGCCCCTGGACTGCCTGGCGCAGATCTACCGGCAGGAGGGCCTGCGCGGCGTCAACCGGGGCATGGCGTCCACGCTGCTGCGCGAGACCCCCAGCTTCGGCGTCTACTTCCTCACCTACGACGTGCTGACGCGCGCACTGGGCTGTGAGCCGGGCGACCGCCTGCTGGTGCCCAAGCTGCTGCTGGCGGGTGGCACGTCGGGCATCGCGTCCTGGCTCTCCACCTACCCCGTGGATGTGATCAAGTCGCGGCTGCAGGCCGACGGGCTGCAGGGCGCGCCGCGCTACCGGGGCATCGTCGACTGCGTGCAGCAGAGCTACCGCGACGAGGGCTGGCGCGTGTTCACACGGGGGCTGGCCTCCACGCTGCTGCGCGCCTTCCCCGTCAACGCGGCCACCTTCGCCACCGTCACCGTGGTGCTCAGCTACGCACGCGGCGAGGAGGCCCGGCTCGAGGGCGATGCTGGGTCCGCCACCCTGGCCCAGCCCTCCAGCCTGTga
- the SLC25A29 gene encoding mitochondrial basic amino acids transporter isoform X1 has product MGPASGLLVRVSPGVLRAGSRELGTLTPRGHLTYTGPSFQVRLQVQSVEKPQYRGTLHCFQAIIKQESVLGLYRGLGSPLLGLTFINALVFGMQGNTLRALGRDSPLNQFLAGAAAGAIQCVICCPMELAKTRLQLQEAGPARTYRGPLDCLAQIYRQEGLRGVNRGMASTLLRETPSFGVYFLTYDVLTRALGCEPGDRLLVPKLLLAGGTSGIASWLSTYPVDVIKSRLQADGLQGAPRYRGIVDCVQQSYRDEGWRVFTRGLASTLLRAFPVNAATFATVTVVLSYARGEEARLEGDAGSATLAQPSSL; this is encoded by the exons ATGGGTCCAGCCTCAGGCCTCCTGGTGAGAGTCTCCCCGGGGGTTCTGCGTGCCGGCAGCAGAGAGCTGGGCACTCTGACTCCACGCGGCCATCTTACTTACACTGGGCCCTCCTTCCAGGTGCGGCTTCAGGTCCAGAGTGTGGAGAAGCCCCAGTACCGAGGGACCTTGCACTGCTTCCAGGCCATCATCAAGCAGGAGAGC GTGCTGGGCCTGTACCGAGGCCTGGGGTCGCCGCTCCTGGGGCTGACCTTCATCAACGCGCTGGTGTTCGGCATGCAGGGCAACACCCTGCGGGCGCTGGGCCGGGACTCGCCGCTGAACCAGTTCCTGGCGGGCGCGGCGGCCGGGGCCATCCAGTGCGTCATCTGCTGCCCCATGGAGCTGGCCAAGACACGGCTGCAGCTGCAGGAGGCGGGCCCGGCGCGCACCTACCGCGGGCCCCTGGACTGCCTGGCGCAGATCTACCGGCAGGAGGGCCTGCGCGGCGTCAACCGGGGCATGGCGTCCACGCTGCTGCGCGAGACCCCCAGCTTCGGCGTCTACTTCCTCACCTACGACGTGCTGACGCGCGCACTGGGCTGTGAGCCGGGCGACCGCCTGCTGGTGCCCAAGCTGCTGCTGGCGGGTGGCACGTCGGGCATCGCGTCCTGGCTCTCCACCTACCCCGTGGATGTGATCAAGTCGCGGCTGCAGGCCGACGGGCTGCAGGGCGCGCCGCGCTACCGGGGCATCGTCGACTGCGTGCAGCAGAGCTACCGCGACGAGGGCTGGCGCGTGTTCACACGGGGGCTGGCCTCCACGCTGCTGCGCGCCTTCCCCGTCAACGCGGCCACCTTCGCCACCGTCACCGTGGTGCTCAGCTACGCACGCGGCGAGGAGGCCCGGCTCGAGGGCGATGCTGGGTCCGCCACCCTGGCCCAGCCCTCCAGCCTGTga